The following are from one region of the Methanomassiliicoccales archaeon LGM-DZ1 genome:
- a CDS encoding deoxyhypusine synthase, with protein MVSEKEKVTPEEREAYEKKNLKKIPVKDIKVTKGMTVDDMLKAMGRAGGFTAQKLADATDIVEKMNKDKNCLKILSFPACIMATGTRGVLVDMVKNHMVDLIITTCGCLDHDISRLYAAYYKGDFMMDDALLRENEVSRLGNVLVPDDCYGYVLEDNLLPLFDEIFAETNSLTTHEIIDKVGEHIADTKPKGYQDSLLYWAHVNKVPIVVPGITDGSFGCQLWMYYQTHRKLRIDLFGDEQMLSEMSNDAKKTGAIIIGGGISKHHVIWWNQFRGGLDYCIYLTTAEEFDGSLSGARIREAVSWGKVKASAKKMTVEGDATITLPLIYAGVANRLL; from the coding sequence ATGGTCTCGGAAAAAGAGAAGGTCACTCCCGAGGAGAGGGAGGCCTACGAGAAGAAGAACCTGAAGAAGATCCCCGTCAAGGACATCAAGGTCACCAAAGGCATGACCGTGGATGACATGCTCAAGGCCATGGGCAGGGCGGGAGGGTTCACCGCTCAGAAGCTCGCCGACGCGACCGACATCGTCGAGAAGATGAACAAGGACAAGAACTGCCTCAAGATCCTGTCCTTCCCGGCATGCATCATGGCCACCGGCACCCGCGGAGTGCTCGTCGACATGGTGAAGAACCACATGGTGGACCTCATCATCACCACCTGCGGATGCCTCGACCACGACATATCCAGGCTCTACGCCGCCTACTACAAGGGCGACTTCATGATGGACGACGCCCTCCTCAGGGAGAACGAGGTCAGCAGGCTCGGGAACGTCCTGGTCCCCGACGACTGCTACGGGTACGTCCTCGAGGACAACCTCCTCCCCCTGTTCGACGAGATCTTCGCCGAGACGAACTCCCTGACCACCCACGAGATCATAGACAAGGTCGGAGAGCACATCGCCGATACCAAGCCCAAGGGATACCAGGACAGCCTGCTCTACTGGGCCCATGTCAACAAGGTCCCGATCGTCGTCCCCGGGATCACCGACGGCTCCTTCGGATGCCAGCTCTGGATGTACTATCAGACCCACAGGAAGCTCAGGATCGACCTGTTCGGCGACGAGCAGATGCTCTCCGAGATGAGCAACGATGCCAAGAAGACCGGAGCCATCATCATCGGCGGCGGCATTTCCAAGCACCACGTCATCTGGTGGAACCAGTTCCGCGGCGGCCTCGACTACTGCATCTACCTGACCACCGCCGAGGAGTTCGACGGATCCCTGTCCGGAGCGAGGATCAGAGAGGCCGTCTCCTGGGGCAAGGTGAAGGCGTCCGCCAAGAAGATGACCGTCGAGGGCGATGCGACCATCACCCTCCCGCTCATCTACGCGGGCGTGGCCAACAGGCTCCTCTGA
- a CDS encoding isocitrate/isopropylmalate family dehydrogenase — MPKKLLVLPGDNEGPSVMDAAESVIRAVSDGIEIVRGEIGASALKRTGRALPAETVSYLAEADAVLSAHCDMSGTGLRNPLEDVRRQMNLFEEVRPFRQLSRHLGANKADVLLITESPDSLPPVREYSTLYGITRESDISSDASEELFAAARATAEGLGRHAACLVTGSGAEPESDRLLAQSFSNAFGGSGMKTDIMSEEKVSCRLVLDPSEFDTVVSGPGPAGFLRGTLSGIIGGSGLTPVGFIGKEFGMFMPSRGFGEVSPQRASNPTAAILAAAMALRHLGESDGARAIEDSVSYMYERRRTTADIGGRISPSAFTKGVLKHMEAAEGEPAGPNPAVR, encoded by the coding sequence ATGCCGAAGAAACTCCTGGTGCTCCCGGGCGACAACGAGGGCCCCTCCGTCATGGATGCCGCCGAATCCGTCATCAGGGCGGTCTCCGACGGCATCGAGATCGTCAGGGGCGAGATCGGGGCCTCGGCCCTGAAACGCACCGGGAGGGCCCTCCCCGCCGAGACCGTGTCGTATCTGGCCGAGGCGGACGCGGTGCTGTCCGCCCACTGCGACATGTCCGGGACCGGCCTCAGGAACCCGCTGGAGGATGTCAGGAGGCAGATGAACCTCTTCGAGGAGGTGCGTCCCTTCAGGCAGCTCAGCAGGCACCTCGGGGCCAATAAGGCCGATGTCCTGCTGATCACTGAGAGCCCCGACTCGCTCCCGCCGGTGAGGGAGTACTCCACGCTGTACGGCATCACCAGGGAATCCGACATATCGTCCGATGCCTCGGAGGAGCTCTTCGCCGCCGCCCGCGCGACCGCCGAAGGCCTCGGCAGGCATGCGGCATGCCTCGTGACCGGCAGCGGCGCCGAGCCCGAATCCGACAGGCTCCTGGCACAATCGTTTTCAAATGCTTTCGGGGGGTCGGGCATGAAGACGGACATCATGTCCGAGGAGAAGGTATCATGCAGGCTCGTCCTGGACCCCTCCGAATTCGATACCGTCGTCTCCGGCCCCGGCCCGGCCGGGTTCCTGCGCGGGACCCTCTCGGGCATCATCGGGGGCAGCGGGCTCACGCCCGTGGGCTTCATCGGGAAGGAGTTCGGGATGTTCATGCCTTCCCGCGGGTTCGGGGAGGTCAGCCCCCAGAGGGCGTCCAACCCCACCGCCGCCATCCTCGCAGCGGCCATGGCCCTGAGGCACCTGGGCGAGTCCGACGGGGCGCGCGCCATCGAGGACTCCGTCAGCTACATGTACGAGCGGCGCCGGACCACCGCCGACATCGGCGGCAGGATCTCGCCCTCGGCCTTCACCAAGGGCGTCCTCAAGCACATGGAGGCTGCGGAAGGCGAACCGGCCGGCCCGAACCCGGCCGTACGCTGA
- a CDS encoding uroporphyrinogen decarboxylase family protein: MKDMGHRAAVEAALGFEKGDRTPVNNFALVTAARSYGYTVSEARFSPKLSAKVSVDYAMRTLSDFVKPVVDSQVPFADMGMDVDFPEDDYGRVRSKLVSEPEDVDKLAFFDPSAASECPKFTKCFTEALEETSRILPEDLEVCGLTWGPISTAGYIMGVEDMLMATMMGNEEMVGKLVSKCADFVADQQMTQCAHGATVMWMADPTSSCDIISPEMFPEFSAPALKKTISKVKKASGEHAFLHICGNTRPIIPMIAGTGADCLSFDHAVPVREAKKLAEGKIALMGNIDPVRFMMMGTPEMVTPECYRILDEGAADGGFILAPGCECPISAPDANVIAMGHAGRDYWRDRGRL, translated from the coding sequence ATGAAGGACATGGGCCACCGCGCGGCCGTGGAGGCGGCGCTCGGATTCGAGAAGGGGGACCGCACCCCTGTGAACAATTTCGCCCTGGTCACGGCTGCCAGGAGCTACGGTTATACGGTCAGCGAGGCGAGGTTCAGCCCCAAGCTGTCGGCCAAGGTGTCAGTGGACTATGCGATGAGGACCCTTTCGGACTTCGTCAAGCCGGTCGTCGATTCCCAGGTGCCGTTCGCCGACATGGGCATGGACGTGGATTTCCCGGAGGACGACTACGGGCGCGTCCGCTCGAAGCTGGTCAGCGAGCCTGAGGACGTCGATAAACTGGCCTTCTTCGACCCGTCCGCCGCCTCCGAGTGCCCCAAGTTCACCAAGTGCTTCACAGAGGCCCTGGAGGAGACCTCGAGGATACTCCCGGAGGACCTCGAGGTCTGCGGGCTCACCTGGGGCCCCATAAGCACCGCCGGTTACATCATGGGCGTGGAGGACATGCTCATGGCGACCATGATGGGCAACGAGGAGATGGTCGGGAAGCTCGTATCCAAATGCGCGGACTTCGTCGCCGACCAGCAGATGACCCAGTGCGCACACGGAGCGACGGTCATGTGGATGGCCGATCCGACATCCTCGTGCGACATCATCTCCCCGGAGATGTTCCCGGAGTTCTCCGCCCCCGCCCTGAAGAAGACGATCTCCAAGGTCAAGAAGGCCTCCGGGGAGCATGCGTTCCTGCACATATGCGGCAACACCCGGCCGATCATCCCGATGATCGCCGGCACAGGCGCCGACTGCCTCAGCTTCGATCATGCGGTCCCGGTCAGGGAGGCCAAGAAGCTTGCCGAGGGGAAGATCGCGCTCATGGGCAACATCGACCCGGTGAGGTTCATGATGATGGGCACGCCCGAGATGGTGACCCCCGAGTGCTACCGCATCCTCGACGAGGGCGCGGCGGACGGGGGCTTCATCCTGGCCCCCGGCTGCGAGTGCCCGATCAGCGCGCCCGACGCAAACGTCATCGCCATGGGGCACGCCGGCCGGGACTACTGGCGCGACCGGGGCCGGCTCTGA
- a CDS encoding SMR family transporter: MGINPWIYIAAGGVVEAVWATTMNESEGFTIPSWSVLTFLISLVSVWFLYRGLKLGLPTGTAYAAWTGCGTVFSTAFGILIYDQVLGAVQFLFLALLIGGILLLQVAEGRGKGSGSGEGAGSS; this comes from the coding sequence ATGGGCATCAATCCTTGGATATACATCGCTGCAGGAGGTGTCGTGGAGGCTGTCTGGGCCACCACGATGAACGAGAGCGAAGGCTTCACCATCCCGTCCTGGTCAGTTCTCACCTTCCTCATCAGCCTGGTCAGCGTCTGGTTCCTGTACCGCGGGCTGAAGCTCGGCCTTCCGACGGGGACCGCTTACGCTGCCTGGACCGGATGCGGGACGGTCTTCTCCACCGCGTTCGGGATCCTGATCTACGACCAGGTGCTCGGCGCCGTCCAGTTCCTGTTCCTGGCACTGCTGATTGGCGGCATCCTGCTCCTGCAGGTCGCCGAAGGCCGCGGCAAAGGATCAGGTTCCGGAGAAGGCGCCGGGAGCTCCTGA
- a CDS encoding SMR family transporter, whose protein sequence is MDPLLFVIIGGFFEPAWVFTLEKGGRYPSDSRLRYCWYLVSAFFMLCSLMFMSKGMDGGLDVGVTYAIWTAVGALVTLAISVSFMKEKLNWLQVLAVMMILIGISGLELSGE, encoded by the coding sequence ATGGACCCGCTTCTATTCGTAATCATAGGCGGTTTCTTCGAGCCCGCATGGGTATTCACTCTGGAAAAAGGGGGCAGATATCCGTCGGACTCCCGCCTCAGGTACTGCTGGTACCTTGTCTCCGCCTTCTTCATGCTGTGCAGCCTCATGTTCATGTCCAAGGGAATGGACGGGGGGCTGGACGTCGGGGTCACATATGCCATATGGACTGCCGTGGGCGCTCTTGTGACGCTCGCGATCAGTGTGTCCTTCATGAAAGAGAAACTGAACTGGCTCCAGGTGCTGGCGGTCATGATGATCCTGATCGGCATCTCCGGACTGGAACTTTCGGGTGAGTGA
- the pylB gene encoding methylornithine synthase PylB — translation MEASDIIDSIRNGKQASRDDIVKLLSVQGKDRDELFAEAREVRDRQFGDRVFAYGFVYFSTYCHNNCTFCYFRKSNSIDRYRKTPEEIIATAADLKDAGIDLVDLTMGEDDMMYKDNCAELLDIISGVRKLGISIMVSPGAVGKEAMRPIKEAGADFFAVYQETHNRELYAKLRLNQDYDFRYNQRVWAREAGLLTEDGMMVGLGETMEDRADSILMMGEEKCEQIRCMTFVPQAGTPLQNLKPMDSEMELKSIAVMRLLFPDRFIPATLDVEGVQGMKSRLDAGASTITSIIVPHKHFAGVAQPEKDIESGVRSVQHVYDLVEDMGKKIATQNEFRHAIEPLEARIRPKN, via the coding sequence ATGGAAGCAAGCGACATAATAGATTCTATCAGGAACGGGAAACAGGCCAGCAGGGACGACATCGTGAAGCTGCTGTCCGTCCAAGGGAAGGACAGGGACGAGCTCTTCGCCGAGGCGAGGGAGGTCAGGGACAGGCAGTTCGGCGACCGCGTGTTCGCCTACGGTTTCGTCTATTTCTCGACCTACTGCCACAACAACTGCACCTTCTGCTATTTCAGGAAGAGCAACAGCATCGACAGGTACAGGAAGACGCCGGAGGAGATCATCGCCACCGCCGCCGACCTGAAGGATGCCGGCATCGACCTGGTCGACCTCACCATGGGCGAGGACGACATGATGTACAAGGACAACTGCGCCGAGCTCCTGGACATCATCTCGGGCGTCAGGAAGCTGGGCATATCGATCATGGTGTCCCCGGGAGCGGTGGGGAAGGAGGCCATGCGCCCCATCAAGGAGGCCGGAGCGGACTTCTTCGCGGTGTACCAGGAGACCCACAACAGGGAGCTGTACGCCAAGCTCCGCCTCAACCAGGACTACGACTTCAGGTACAACCAGAGGGTGTGGGCCAGAGAGGCCGGGCTCCTGACCGAGGACGGCATGATGGTCGGCCTGGGGGAGACCATGGAGGACCGTGCGGACTCCATCTTGATGATGGGAGAGGAGAAGTGCGAGCAGATCCGCTGCATGACCTTCGTGCCGCAGGCCGGCACCCCGCTGCAGAACCTCAAGCCGATGGACTCCGAGATGGAGCTGAAGTCCATCGCGGTCATGAGGCTGCTGTTCCCCGACAGGTTCATCCCCGCGACCCTGGACGTCGAGGGTGTCCAGGGGATGAAATCCCGCCTGGACGCAGGTGCCAGCACCATCACTTCTATCATCGTCCCCCACAAGCACTTCGCGGGCGTGGCGCAGCCGGAGAAGGACATCGAGTCTGGCGTGCGCTCGGTCCAGCACGTCTACGACCTCGTCGAGGACATGGGGAAGAAGATCGCCACGCAGAACGAGTTCAGGCACGCTATCGAGCCTCTCGAGGCCAGGATTCGCCCTAAAAATTAA